The sequence below is a genomic window from Cobetia sp. cqz5-12.
GGCAAGCTTGTGCATGTAGCCGGCACGCTCGGTGCTGGTCTGGGCACGCCAGTCCTTCTGAGCCTTGGCCGCAATGCTCACCGCTTCAAGCGCTTCGTCAGTGGTTGCTGCCTGCACCTGACCTACCAGTGCTTCAGTGGCCGGGTTGTAGACCGAAATCATCTCGCCCTGGGATGAGGCGACGAATTCGTTGTTGATGAAGTTCTTGTCAGTGCGCATGCATCACTCCTCCTGAATTTGGCCTACAGGCTATGAAGTGACGTCAAAGGTGTCAAACTGTTTTTCACATGTAGAAATAGATTTCCGCATATGGAATTAATGGCTTATCTCTTGTCGCGAATATTTGCCGCCGAGAACATCGTCCCGCGTATTCAATCGATGTCCGCAGTGGTTGGCAGGCCCGCCATTCGCGAGATCACACCCTGGGCCGGGCGCTATCACATTGGCTGCCCCGTTGGCTGAGCAGACCGCAGACCGCAGACCGTAGACAGCAGCAGACAGCAGGGGACGGAGCGAAGAGGGGAGAGGACAGAGAGCAAAGCGAAGAGGGAAGACGGGAGATAGAGAGAGCAGATAGAGAGAGCAGATGATGAGAACAGAGAGAACAGACCACGCGACTGACCGGAAATGATGGCAAGTCTTGTACCGATTTATGGTGTCGAATCCATCATGACATAACCTCCTTTCTCGCCAGTCATGCCGCGCTTCACGTAGTCGTTAACGAGCTTTCAGCGTAAGTGTTCACTCTGTTGAGTCATTAACTAAATCAGTGCATTCCTATATGCTGTGCAGCCTGATTGAGAGCCATGGACGGTCTTGTACAACAGGGCATCGTCTACGATAACTGCCAGGGATGCAGAACATGTCAGATTCATGGGTACTCGACGCCTTGCTGTCGTCGTTTGATGTCTCACTGAGCCAGAACGAGCGCCTGCTCACGCTTGAGATGAGCGGCGCGGACTTCATCCCGCATCGCCTGGTGGGGGAAGAGCGCATGTCGCGTCCCTTCGCCTATACCCTCGACTGCATCTCCCAGAATGGTGATATCGAACTCAAGACCCTGATGGCGCAGCCGGCGGCGCTCTCGGTGCGTCAGGCCGATGGCAGTTACCGCAAGCTCTCGGGGCTGGTCGAGTCCGCCGCGCTGCTCGGTGAGGATGGTGGCGTCTTCTATTACCAGCTGACGCTGGTGCCGTGGATGGCGATGCTCAAGCTCGGCCGCGACAGCCGTATCTTCCAGGACCTTACCGTCGTCGAGGTGATCGAGTCGGTATTCTCGCATCATGCCATCGCGCAAGGCGAAGCCCAGGGTGGCTGGCGGCTGGACCTGCGCCGCGAGTACCCGGCGCGCAGCTACTGCGTGCAGTATCGCGAGAGCGACTTCCAGTTCGTCAATCGCCTGATGGAGCAGGAAGGGCTGTTCTACTACTTCGAACATGCCACTGACGATAGCGACTTCAATGGCCACCGCCTCGTCATCACCGACGATGTCGCGACCTGCGCGCCGGTTGAGCCACAGGTAATCCGCTTCCACCGTCAGGACGCCACCGAACTGGAAGACTCCATCACCCAGTGGAGCGGCCGCCGTCAGCAGCAACCGACGCGCGTCAGCCTCGGGACGTTTGATTACAAGCAGCCGGGCCTGGAAAAACGTTCCGGTCAGGACACGCGCAGCGATCAGGGCAACCTCAGCGAGCAGGAAGTCTACGACTATCCCGGCGAGTACTACTTTGATGACCATTCGCGCGGCGAACGCCTGACCGTCAATCGCCTCGAGGCCCATGAATCCCGCGCCAAGCGCTTCTACGGGGCCGGGGGCATCCGCCAGTTGAAGGTCGGCCGCTGGTTCGAGCTCAGCCAGCACGCCCGCCATGAAGACGGCGACTCGAGTGAGCGCGAATTCCTCGTGCTGGGCCTGACCGTCTGCGCCGAGAATGCGCTGCCGGTCTCCGCGCACCTCAAGGCGCTACCGGGCAGCCTGCAGGCGCGCATGGCCGAGGCACGCCAGGCGCATGGCCTCAATGAAAGCGCTCACGAAGACTACGCCGATGTCGGCACCGGCCAGTATCTGATCGACTTTGAGAGCCAGCGCCTCAGTCAGCCGTATCGTCCGTCTCTCGATCATCCGCGCCCCAATCTGGGTGGCCCGCAGACCGCGATCGTCGTCGGCCCCGAGAACGAAGAGATCCACACCGATTCGCTCAACCGCGTGCGCGTGCAGTTCCACTGGGACCGCAGCGAGAAGGGTGCCGCTGACGCCAGCTGCTGGCTGCGTGTCGCGCAACCCAATGCCGGTGCTGGCTGGGGCAGTGTGTTCGTGCCGCGTATCGGCCAGGAAGTCATCGTCGATTTCCTCGAGGGCGACGTGGATCGGCCGCTGATCACCGGGCGGGTCTACAACGGTGATCAGACCCCGCAATGGCACTCCAATGGTCTGCTCTCCGGCCTCAAGAGCAAGACCTACCGCGGCAACAAGTACAACGAGCTGGTGTTCGATGACGCCACCGATCAGGAGCGTGTGCGCCTGAACTCGGAGCACGAGAAATCCCAGCTCAACCTCGGCTATCTGATCCACCAGCAGGGCAACACACGCGGCAGCTTCCGCGGTACCGGCTTCGAGCTGCGCTCGGACGCTTACGGCGCCATCCGCGCCAACAGCGGGCTTATGCTCAGTAGCTGGGGCCAGATCGCCGCCAGTGGCGAACAGCTCGATCTCTCTCCTGCGCAACAGCAGCTCGCCAGCGCCTATCAGCTGGCCAATACGCTCAGCGACAGCGCCACCAGCCACAACGCCGAGGCGCTTGCGGCGCGCACGCAGATCAAGCAGGCCAGCGACGATACCCAAGGCACCTATGGCGCCGATGACAGCGGTAGCCGCTTCGACGGTAGCTCAGCCCAGAGCGCCACCAATGGCGGGCGAGGGCAGGCAGCGCGCCTGAATGCGCCCTGGCTGCATCTCACATCCCCCGCCGGCATCGCCAGCAGTACGCCGGAATCGACGCACCTGGCACAGGGCCGCTCGCTCAGCGTCACCAGTGGCGAAGACATCAACCTGGCCACCGGGCGCAGTCTGGTAGGCGCCGTGGTTGAGAAGTTCTCGCTGTTCGTGCAGCGCTCCGGCATCAAGCTGTTTGCCGGCAAGGGCAAGGTCGAAGTTCAGGCGCAAAGCGATGCGATGGACCTGACGGCGGAAAAGGACGTCACCATCACCTCCACCGAGAACGACATCGATATCAATGCCGCCAAGGAGATTCTGCTCACCTGTGGTGGTGCCTACGTCCGCCTCAAGGACGGCAATATCGAACTCCACGCGCCTGGCAAGATTGATGTCAAAGGCGCGCAGCACAGCTTCGGTGGGCCGACGAGTCTGAATGCCGCGATGACGGAATTGCCGGAAGGCGAAGACTTGCTGTGTCCGAGTAAAGGACAAAGCGCTGCCGCCAATGGCGACGGTGTGGTGGAGTCCTGATATGGCCATGCTGGATGAGGCGGAATTCCTGCAGGTGGCAAGACAAGCGGCTACCGAGTCACGCCTGTATCGCGTGGTAGATCCGTGCAATACGCCGCAGCGCGCATTGAGTGCGAAGGACCAGAAATCCGCGGGCCTGGTACGCAACGGATTCTATGCCCAGACGCCATCGCAGAAACTCTATCTACAACCGGTGCCGTCAGAAATGCACCTGGGCAAAGAGCTGGAGAAGGAGAGGCAGCAACGCTCTGCAAGCCTCACCACTCCGGTCGCGTTCGGTGGCTGGGTCATCACAGCCCAGCCGCTCTCCAGCGTGGTGTCATATTTCCAGCGCCAACTTGAGCAGACGACCCCGGAAGGCAAGAAGGCGCTGCTGCGCTTTCATGACCCACGGGTATTGGAGCGCCTCGAGGCCATTCTTGATCGTGAGCAGCTATCGGCATTGCTGGGGCCTGTCGATCAGTGGATCTACCTGGATAACGCCCATGCACTGCAGAGCATCGCACCACACAGTGAGCAGCGTCACCTCGGGAGATTGAACCTGACATTGCCGCAGTGGTCTGCCATTAGACGGATAGGGATGCTGAATCATTGCCTGGAGCTCTATCGCACGCTGCCGGAAGAGAGCAAGGCCGGTTATGCGGATGCCGCAATCGTCGATGCGTTACTGGTCGCCGCAAAGGAGTGTGGTCTGGAAGAGCGACAGGATATCTCGGTCTTCGTGCTCCACGGGCTGGTCACAACCCCGATGTTCTATCAGCATCCGATCATGCGCCAGTTACTGAGCGCCAGAGCGACACCTGATTCACGCAGCACTCACAGCTATATCAGCTTGACCAGCAAGCTTGAGAGCGCCGATTGGGACAAGATCATGGAAAGCAGGGAAAAGGTATAACCTCATGTCAGGTCAAATAGTAAATCAGCATGTCGCTTTGAGTGTCGTGAATGGCGAATGTCGTTTCTGCAAGCGTACTGGCTTTCCGATCCTGCCTGTTCGATATGCTGTCTGCCAACGTAATGATGCCAATCAGCAAATCCCTGAACTGTCAGAAGACAGGGTGAAGGCTTTTACTGACATAAAGCTTGATCAGACACTTGAAAACGGTAAGCGTACCACGCGCGTGGTCCCCTCTAAGGTCAAGGAAGAGATAGCTCATAGCACCTCCAGTCAGGTCAATAAATATATCCTCCGCCAATTGCGCAGCGGTTATCTTTACTTGTTCGATAAAGACAACCCCGATGGCATGTATTGGTCTGCGTTTGCGATTACCGCTGATGGAAAATATTACCAGTTCCCCGTCAAGCAGCCCCCGTCTCTGGACAAGATGGCGATGCCGTGTACTCTCGAGTCAGGCAATAGGGATGGCGAGAGTGATGAAGAAAAAGTCACACGCGTAAAGAATGAATCGTTACAAGCCTCTCTGGTCACTATCACGACTCCTGACAAGAGCGGTGATGTGTATTATGCCTATACGGAACATGCATGGCCTGAAGGGTTTCTGGATGAGGTGAAATCCAGAATTCTCAGTGGTGATCCCTGGTGTGACAAGTATCTGCAGAAATTCAATGTTCCTGACTGGAAAGCAGGGGTGGCACAAGATCATGCTTTCAGCTTGGAAGAGCTGGATCAGGTCGCTGAATATAGTCCCGGTGCAGCAGGGCTGGATGAGCAATTCTGGTCCAGTGGACCAAAGCGTGATCTCTATAGCCCAGAAGAAATGAAGCAGACGATGAGCGAGCGTCTCAGATATGCCTCGACGGACTACGAGGGCAGAGGTTTGATCCTCGCGGTCAATGACGAAATAGGCATTATCCAGGAGCTCAACGCTTATCGTCACCAGGCGCTTGCCGCTGTGGATGACTTCTTCCATCCCGGTGAAGATTTGGCTTCAAAAAAAATGGGAGAAGAACGTAAGCGTAAGATGTTATGTAAGCAGGCTATTGATAAGTTTCACAAAAACTTTGAGCTTCTCTATCCTATCGCTAAGTTGAAAGAAGCTAATAGCAATATATCTAAGCTTAAAAAGGAAATTAGCGAGCGTGATAGCGCCTTGGATATGAAGATAGAGGCTGAAGCTGATGAAGATAGGAGAGAATATTATAAGTCGCTCAAATCTCAGGACTCATATTTTGATGGACAGCTTAGAGTCTGGCAGGCCGTAAAGCACAATAAAAAGATAGCGGCTGATAAAGTGGTAAAAGATCATCTTGATCAACTTCGTGATATGTATCGAACAGATGATCTTGAAGATTTTAATGATGAATATAAAAAGCATACTGCGCATTGTCATGCTATCTTGTCTTTGCATGATAGTGATTATGCGTTATGGGTTGAAGAAAGTTTACTGAAGGTTATGTCTCGCTATAGCACAACAGATGTGTCGCATGGGGTTTATGCAAGTAATGTAGCTTCATTATCTCTCAAAGGGGGTGTGTTATCGCCAGCGAGTGGTAGTTTATGGAGAATGTTAGCTAAGAATATTGTTAATATAGAAGGCTTGATACTTCGAGTATTGTTTTTTAATAATGTTAGCTTCATCAGTTACGCATGTGAAAAAATAAATTCATTGAAAATCAGTGAACAGCTTTCAGTCCTCGATCTCGTGTCTTGGAAAGAGCAGTCATGGAGTGAGATTGCTTTCGCTGTTACATCGCAAAATAATTTGATAGCAGAAAAGTTGGTTCATAGAATCCGGGGGAACAATAATTTTTCCTCTGCAGTAATAGGGTCTAGCCTAATTGCATTAGCTAATTATAGTAGCATCGGAGGAAGCTCTGATAAGAGTTTCTCCAAGGAACAATCGAAGGCAATGAAGAGTTTTTTGTGCTATCAACAAATGGTTAGCATGATAGGGCCGTCTTCAGACGAAATACCGGCCCTTATCATCAAAAGCTATACTATGAAAATTTCTGAGTATCTGAAGTTAATGAAATCAACTTCAGATTACTTGCGCCAAGAAACTAGAGGATATGATAAGACTGGTGTATTTAAATCTAGCCATGGCAATGTCGGTAATATCCAATCTGACACTATTGAAAATGATAGAGAAATAATTGTTCGTCTGCCAAGTTTTGTAATATTTGATAACTCAGATAACAAAGATGCTTCTCAGGCCAATAGTTATGCCGAGAAAAGAGAAGCCTCTGCTTTATCACAAGTAATAAAAACGGGCTTCAGTGTATCTCAGCCCGTTGCTGAAAAAATATTTGGGCGTTATTCTAAGTCAGCAGTAGCCTTAATTAGCCTTTGCTCGCTTATGTATAATATTGTTGAGGATGGTATCGAGAATGAAGAGGGTGCTGCAGATTGGAGTAAAATTCTAGGCGTTGGTGTATCCATGCTTCAGGTAACAATGAGCGTTGTTGAAGGTAAAGCCCAACTCATAGGAGTTACAAATTATGGAACTCGCTGGAAGATTATGGGAAATTCGCTTGGCATCGCTGCGGGGGCATTAGCGATATGGGAAGGCTTAGAATTGCGCGGTCAAAGAGATGAAGCTGTCAGGCTCGGACATAGCGTCTCAGCTGGTAACCTTGAGATGATGTCTTCTGTCTCAATAAGCGGTGGAGTCATATCAATCGCAATTATAGGAGCAACTCTAGCAGTTACCTTGACAGTTACTTTGTTGGTTGGATTGGCTACTCTATTAATAGGTTATGCTCACACTACATTGGTAGGGCCTGCTGTTCAAACATGGGTTAACCGTAGTATTTTAGGTAAACATTCTAGTCAAGTACAAGAGTTCGGTGATATTTTATCTGAGCAAAGCTCACTAGAGTTAGTCTTTAAAGGTGTAGTGGTTGAGCTCCAGTATATAAAGCCTGATCCTTCTGCGATGGGCCCATCAGCTGCTCAAATATACTCTATGACCCATGCGGGGGATGTTGAGATAGATATAAAACTCAAGGTCACAGTTCCCGCAACATCTAGTTTTTATTTAAAGCTTGAGTTTATAGCTATTGATGTCGGTGATCGTATATTTAACTGGGAGTATAAAAAAGAAGAAGGTGGCAAGGTAGCTAAACTCTCTCGTGGTAACGAGACTTATCCTAGCGAAGGTGGCAATAGTCAACCCGGATTGGCCATCGAAGGGGATTATTATATGCTTGAGTGGCGAAAAGAGATAACCAAGAATTTAAATGGTGAGAACTTCTTTTTGAGGATTTTCTATAAAGACAGCGATACTTCTGTTCTTAAAAATGACACTATGGCAATAAAGGTCGTGTAATATGAAGC
It includes:
- a CDS encoding type VI secretion system Vgr family protein: MSDSWVLDALLSSFDVSLSQNERLLTLEMSGADFIPHRLVGEERMSRPFAYTLDCISQNGDIELKTLMAQPAALSVRQADGSYRKLSGLVESAALLGEDGGVFYYQLTLVPWMAMLKLGRDSRIFQDLTVVEVIESVFSHHAIAQGEAQGGWRLDLRREYPARSYCVQYRESDFQFVNRLMEQEGLFYYFEHATDDSDFNGHRLVITDDVATCAPVEPQVIRFHRQDATELEDSITQWSGRRQQQPTRVSLGTFDYKQPGLEKRSGQDTRSDQGNLSEQEVYDYPGEYYFDDHSRGERLTVNRLEAHESRAKRFYGAGGIRQLKVGRWFELSQHARHEDGDSSEREFLVLGLTVCAENALPVSAHLKALPGSLQARMAEARQAHGLNESAHEDYADVGTGQYLIDFESQRLSQPYRPSLDHPRPNLGGPQTAIVVGPENEEIHTDSLNRVRVQFHWDRSEKGAADASCWLRVAQPNAGAGWGSVFVPRIGQEVIVDFLEGDVDRPLITGRVYNGDQTPQWHSNGLLSGLKSKTYRGNKYNELVFDDATDQERVRLNSEHEKSQLNLGYLIHQQGNTRGSFRGTGFELRSDAYGAIRANSGLMLSSWGQIAASGEQLDLSPAQQQLASAYQLANTLSDSATSHNAEALAARTQIKQASDDTQGTYGADDSGSRFDGSSAQSATNGGRGQAARLNAPWLHLTSPAGIASSTPESTHLAQGRSLSVTSGEDINLATGRSLVGAVVEKFSLFVQRSGIKLFAGKGKVEVQAQSDAMDLTAEKDVTITSTENDIDINAAKEILLTCGGAYVRLKDGNIELHAPGKIDVKGAQHSFGGPTSLNAAMTELPEGEDLLCPSKGQSAAANGDGVVES
- a CDS encoding DUF4123 domain-containing protein; translation: MAMLDEAEFLQVARQAATESRLYRVVDPCNTPQRALSAKDQKSAGLVRNGFYAQTPSQKLYLQPVPSEMHLGKELEKERQQRSASLTTPVAFGGWVITAQPLSSVVSYFQRQLEQTTPEGKKALLRFHDPRVLERLEAILDREQLSALLGPVDQWIYLDNAHALQSIAPHSEQRHLGRLNLTLPQWSAIRRIGMLNHCLELYRTLPEESKAGYADAAIVDALLVAAKECGLEERQDISVFVLHGLVTTPMFYQHPIMRQLLSARATPDSRSTHSYISLTSKLESADWDKIMESREKV
- a CDS encoding T6SS effector BTH_I2691 family protein encodes the protein MSGQIVNQHVALSVVNGECRFCKRTGFPILPVRYAVCQRNDANQQIPELSEDRVKAFTDIKLDQTLENGKRTTRVVPSKVKEEIAHSTSSQVNKYILRQLRSGYLYLFDKDNPDGMYWSAFAITADGKYYQFPVKQPPSLDKMAMPCTLESGNRDGESDEEKVTRVKNESLQASLVTITTPDKSGDVYYAYTEHAWPEGFLDEVKSRILSGDPWCDKYLQKFNVPDWKAGVAQDHAFSLEELDQVAEYSPGAAGLDEQFWSSGPKRDLYSPEEMKQTMSERLRYASTDYEGRGLILAVNDEIGIIQELNAYRHQALAAVDDFFHPGEDLASKKMGEERKRKMLCKQAIDKFHKNFELLYPIAKLKEANSNISKLKKEISERDSALDMKIEAEADEDRREYYKSLKSQDSYFDGQLRVWQAVKHNKKIAADKVVKDHLDQLRDMYRTDDLEDFNDEYKKHTAHCHAILSLHDSDYALWVEESLLKVMSRYSTTDVSHGVYASNVASLSLKGGVLSPASGSLWRMLAKNIVNIEGLILRVLFFNNVSFISYACEKINSLKISEQLSVLDLVSWKEQSWSEIAFAVTSQNNLIAEKLVHRIRGNNNFSSAVIGSSLIALANYSSIGGSSDKSFSKEQSKAMKSFLCYQQMVSMIGPSSDEIPALIIKSYTMKISEYLKLMKSTSDYLRQETRGYDKTGVFKSSHGNVGNIQSDTIENDREIIVRLPSFVIFDNSDNKDASQANSYAEKREASALSQVIKTGFSVSQPVAEKIFGRYSKSAVALISLCSLMYNIVEDGIENEEGAADWSKILGVGVSMLQVTMSVVEGKAQLIGVTNYGTRWKIMGNSLGIAAGALAIWEGLELRGQRDEAVRLGHSVSAGNLEMMSSVSISGGVISIAIIGATLAVTLTVTLLVGLATLLIGYAHTTLVGPAVQTWVNRSILGKHSSQVQEFGDILSEQSSLELVFKGVVVELQYIKPDPSAMGPSAAQIYSMTHAGDVEIDIKLKVTVPATSSFYLKLEFIAIDVGDRIFNWEYKKEEGGKVAKLSRGNETYPSEGGNSQPGLAIEGDYYMLEWRKEITKNLNGENFFLRIFYKDSDTSVLKNDTMAIKVV